The following coding sequences are from one Shewanella putrefaciens window:
- a CDS encoding TDT family transporter, giving the protein MTSKRKRWTAQAAKLPSPMAGLALAIASLGWTWENMVPSLNGMGQLTGALIGAVLLLLLTGKFLLHPNILINELSHPVVGSVIPTFAMALMVISKMLGHYAPNAGLALWLVAIIMHVIFLGAFIYYRAIDFKLEHMVPSWFVPPIGIIVAAVSFPSQGYQWLVNAILVFGMLAYLVMLPLMLYRLIFCQPVPDAAKPTIAILAAPASLSLAGYLTVSQQPAIALVALLLSIAVLMTSIIYLAFFHLLKLPFSPGYAAFTFPMVIGATALFKTSTWLMQFSDFLALAMWIKYLADVELVIATLVVIYVALRYLTHYFPYEYKTKVVEQISTMDSK; this is encoded by the coding sequence ATGACTTCAAAACGTAAACGCTGGACTGCACAAGCCGCTAAATTACCAAGCCCAATGGCAGGTTTAGCCCTTGCCATTGCGAGCTTAGGTTGGACCTGGGAGAATATGGTGCCCTCACTGAATGGCATGGGGCAACTGACAGGCGCACTCATCGGTGCGGTTTTGTTATTACTGCTCACGGGGAAATTTCTACTTCATCCCAATATTCTAATCAATGAACTAAGCCACCCCGTCGTTGGCAGTGTGATCCCCACATTTGCAATGGCACTGATGGTGATTTCAAAGATGCTAGGTCACTACGCCCCCAATGCAGGGTTAGCATTATGGCTTGTTGCCATCATTATGCATGTCATTTTTCTAGGAGCGTTTATTTACTATCGCGCCATTGATTTTAAATTGGAACATATGGTGCCAAGTTGGTTTGTGCCCCCCATTGGTATCATAGTTGCGGCGGTGTCTTTTCCCTCACAAGGCTATCAATGGCTCGTTAATGCTATTTTAGTCTTTGGAATGCTAGCCTACCTCGTGATGCTTCCCCTTATGCTATACCGCCTTATTTTTTGTCAGCCAGTACCTGATGCGGCTAAACCCACAATAGCCATTCTGGCAGCGCCTGCCAGTTTATCATTAGCAGGTTACTTAACCGTATCCCAACAGCCTGCCATTGCACTGGTTGCATTATTACTCAGCATTGCGGTTCTGATGACGAGCATTATCTATTTAGCATTTTTTCACCTACTAAAACTCCCTTTTAGCCCAGGGTATGCAGCATTTACTTTTCCTATGGTGATAGGTGCTACTGCACTCTTTAAAACTTCAACTTGGCTGATGCAATTTAGCGATTTTTTAGCATTAGCCATGTGGATAAAATATTTAGCAGATGTGGAATTAGTGATTGCCACTCTGGTTGTTATCTACGTCGCATTGCGATACCTAACGCACTACTTCCCTTATGAATATAAAACTAAAGTAGTTGAACAAATATCTACCATGGACAGTAAATAA
- a CDS encoding TonB-dependent receptor domain-containing protein produces MRANSTLAKAVRFALISGATTAVLSTSVAIAAEDGAKVERIEVTGSRIIREGAIAPTPVTVITGDELLSTGVTNIGEALNQLPALGNTYSLANSGRFIGTSGLNLLDLRSMGTDRTLVLVNGKRHVASSAGTSSVDVNTIPSVWIEKVEVITGGASAIYGADAVTGVVNFILKKDVEGLDVSATKGWAGDNPLSKDRVALSYGTNFDQNRGNVAFAVEYSAQNQLKAFDRDETSTSFTNLKNTNRPIGPDGKPIDSNHPSDPDKYYTPNGGHYTISNAGTFFLDGWKTFNPDGSLRDVYSGPKVDGIYCVDCDYTNLNQFVELQPEFERYNINFKTNYQLNDNMNAYFEAKYVNSQASNEGQPAFFFGRDSVNILKNTDVKIDNAFISPELVALMKANKDAQGNPAPLDTINIRRFMTDLGQRIEDDTRETQRYVLGLEGLVFEDWDYDVYGVYGQTDLERVNKNNLVLANYQHALDSINVDGIAVCRDEDARAAGCVPLDIFGFGKPSQAAIDYVNTTSTGTSVIKQTVLGGSLTNSALFDMPAGVVGFSTGVEYRKEESEIFEPANAAGTFFNALGEDKGDFDVKEVFAEVSVPLLADLPMIRQLDMELAVRFADYSTIGNATTWKAGLSWEVNDDLRIRSTYSEAIRAPNISELYGAESQTFFSIEDACRTKYLNDLSNPDIRKANCAALGVPSDFNSDYDSKRVEGVSSGNRALDPEESKSYTVGLAYQPNFIDGLSITTDYWNITIDDAISAVSAQNIIDRCVDSASGINNEYCALITRNPTTNEITSIRQSSLNIASLEAAGIDFDIGYNFDAFGGDFRTNLIATRLLKRKDYSFQDDPNDFEELAGTLGYAKWQANWSLNYSIAQWSANWRTRFIDGVSLYTDKELARNANPSSNMEYGVYFISDISVAYAFDSGVTLKFGIDNVLDRDLPYGTTGTSAGAAAYDNVGRFFHTTASFKF; encoded by the coding sequence ATGCGCGCGAATTCTACATTAGCCAAAGCGGTTCGCTTTGCGTTAATAAGCGGTGCTACTACTGCAGTATTATCGACATCGGTTGCTATTGCTGCTGAAGATGGAGCAAAAGTTGAACGTATCGAAGTCACAGGTTCTCGTATAATCAGAGAAGGGGCGATCGCTCCAACTCCTGTAACGGTCATTACTGGCGATGAACTCTTATCAACAGGCGTAACCAATATTGGTGAGGCACTGAACCAATTACCCGCCTTAGGCAACACCTATTCCTTAGCCAACTCAGGTCGCTTTATCGGTACATCAGGCTTAAACCTTTTAGATTTAAGAAGCATGGGTACTGACAGAACTCTTGTACTCGTAAACGGTAAGCGCCATGTTGCCAGTTCTGCAGGAACGTCTTCAGTAGATGTCAATACTATCCCTAGTGTCTGGATTGAAAAGGTCGAAGTTATTACTGGTGGGGCATCAGCAATTTATGGTGCAGATGCTGTTACTGGTGTTGTAAACTTTATTTTGAAAAAAGATGTAGAAGGATTGGATGTTTCCGCCACTAAAGGTTGGGCTGGAGATAATCCACTCTCTAAAGATCGTGTTGCATTATCCTATGGTACTAATTTCGATCAAAATCGTGGTAATGTCGCTTTTGCTGTTGAATATAGCGCACAAAATCAATTAAAAGCATTCGATCGTGATGAAACATCTACCTCATTTACCAACCTAAAAAATACCAATCGCCCAATTGGCCCAGATGGTAAACCTATTGATTCTAATCATCCATCAGATCCTGATAAATATTACACCCCTAATGGTGGCCATTACACAATCAGTAATGCAGGAACCTTCTTCTTAGATGGCTGGAAAACTTTCAATCCAGATGGCTCATTACGCGATGTTTATTCTGGCCCTAAAGTAGATGGAATTTACTGTGTCGATTGTGATTATACAAACTTAAATCAGTTTGTGGAGTTACAGCCAGAATTTGAACGTTATAATATAAACTTCAAAACAAACTACCAGCTTAATGACAATATGAATGCGTATTTCGAAGCAAAATATGTCAATAGCCAAGCATCAAATGAAGGCCAACCTGCATTCTTCTTCGGTAGAGATAGTGTAAATATTTTAAAAAATACCGATGTAAAAATTGATAATGCATTTATTAGCCCTGAACTTGTGGCATTAATGAAAGCGAATAAAGATGCTCAGGGCAATCCTGCGCCATTAGACACCATCAATATTCGTCGTTTTATGACAGACCTGGGTCAACGTATAGAAGATGATACCCGTGAAACACAACGCTATGTTCTCGGTCTTGAGGGCTTAGTTTTTGAAGATTGGGATTACGATGTATATGGTGTATATGGCCAAACAGATTTAGAACGAGTTAATAAAAACAACCTCGTGTTAGCTAATTATCAACATGCATTAGATTCCATCAATGTAGATGGAATTGCTGTATGTCGTGATGAAGATGCAAGAGCTGCTGGATGTGTTCCTCTAGATATTTTTGGATTTGGAAAACCAAGCCAAGCAGCTATCGATTACGTTAATACGACTTCAACAGGTACATCTGTCATCAAACAAACTGTCCTTGGAGGCTCTTTAACCAACTCGGCTTTATTTGATATGCCAGCTGGTGTAGTTGGTTTTTCAACAGGCGTTGAATATCGTAAAGAAGAAAGTGAAATTTTCGAACCAGCAAATGCTGCAGGTACTTTCTTCAATGCGCTAGGTGAAGATAAAGGCGATTTCGATGTTAAAGAAGTATTCGCTGAAGTCAGTGTGCCATTACTGGCTGATCTTCCTATGATTCGTCAACTTGATATGGAGTTAGCAGTCCGTTTTGCAGATTACAGCACTATCGGTAACGCCACCACTTGGAAAGCGGGATTAAGTTGGGAAGTGAATGATGACCTGCGTATTCGCTCAACTTATTCTGAAGCGATTAGAGCTCCTAATATCAGTGAATTATATGGTGCAGAGAGCCAAACCTTCTTCAGTATTGAGGATGCCTGTCGCACTAAATATTTAAATGACTTAAGTAATCCTGATATACGCAAGGCTAACTGCGCAGCACTAGGGGTTCCTAGTGATTTTAACTCCGATTATGACTCAAAAAGAGTTGAGGGAGTTAGTAGCGGCAATAGAGCATTAGATCCTGAGGAATCAAAAAGCTATACTGTAGGGCTTGCATATCAACCCAATTTCATCGATGGACTATCGATTACAACTGACTACTGGAATATCACGATTGACGACGCTATTAGTGCTGTAAGCGCACAAAATATCATCGATCGCTGTGTAGATTCAGCTTCAGGTATTAATAACGAGTATTGTGCATTAATAACGAGGAATCCAACAACAAACGAAATCACATCCATTAGACAGTCATCACTCAATATCGCATCCTTAGAGGCTGCAGGTATTGACTTTGATATTGGCTATAACTTTGATGCATTCGGTGGGGATTTCCGTACAAACTTAATTGCAACTCGTTTGCTTAAACGCAAAGACTATTCATTCCAAGATGATCCTAATGATTTTGAAGAATTAGCAGGAACTTTGGGCTATGCGAAGTGGCAAGCTAATTGGTCTTTAAACTACTCGATCGCCCAATGGAGCGCGAACTGGAGAACACGTTTTATTGATGGTGTAAGCCTCTACACTGACAAAGAACTTGCTCGCAATGCAAACCCAAGTAGCAATATGGAATATGGTGTTTATTTTATCAGCGATATTTCTGTGGCCTATGCGTTCGACTCTGGTGTGACCTTGAAATTTGGTATAGATAACGTGCTTGATCGCGACTTGCCATATGGAACAACAGGTACGAGTGCTGGTGCCGCAGCATATGACAACGTTGGACGTTTCTTCCATACAACGGCAAGCTTTAAATTTTAA
- the yfcC gene encoding putative basic amino acid antiporter YfcC: protein MTNPPTESTKAVDASLSTSLSGKLVMPDTLVIIFFVAFVAGLLTYLIPIGSFQTQEVHYVADGVQKVRTVVDPNSFAYQFDDIGEPQLQPVALFKGEGGVGFFNFAFEGLTSGSKWGSAIGVIMFMLVIGGSFGVVMATGTIDNGILRLIDKTRGNEKLFIPVIFTLFSLGGAVFGMGEEAIAFAIIICPLMIRLGYDGITTVMVTYVATQIGFASSWMNPFSVAIAQGIAGIPVLSGSDFRFPMWVGFTLFGIIFTMRYAHRIQQNPTLSHSYQSDAFFREHHANVKLESRFNLGDGLILLTLVLTMIWVIWGVVANAWFIPEIASQFFTMGIVAGVIGSIFNLNGMTLNKVAQSFKEGAKTMLEPALLVGCASGILLLLGGGEPTQPSVLNTILSSAGGVIGQLPDALSAWFMLLFQSVFNFFVTSGSGQAALTMPLMAPLSDIVGVTRQVSVLAFQLGDGLTNIIVPTSASLMATLGVCRVDWGNWLKFVWRFMLLLMLVSSVLVIGAHYLGFS from the coding sequence ATGACGAATCCTCCAACTGAGTCAACTAAGGCTGTCGATGCCTCTTTATCTACATCTCTCTCGGGTAAATTAGTTATGCCCGATACCTTAGTGATCATCTTTTTTGTCGCTTTCGTTGCAGGGTTGCTCACGTACCTCATTCCCATTGGTTCATTCCAAACACAAGAGGTGCATTATGTGGCTGATGGTGTGCAAAAAGTGCGTACAGTGGTTGATCCTAACTCCTTTGCATATCAATTCGATGATATAGGTGAGCCCCAGTTACAGCCAGTTGCATTATTCAAAGGGGAAGGTGGCGTAGGATTTTTTAATTTTGCCTTCGAAGGCTTAACCTCAGGCTCTAAATGGGGGAGTGCGATTGGCGTTATTATGTTTATGTTAGTGATTGGTGGCTCCTTTGGCGTCGTTATGGCTACCGGTACCATTGATAACGGCATTTTGCGCTTAATCGATAAAACCCGCGGTAATGAGAAATTGTTTATTCCCGTGATATTTACCTTGTTTTCCTTGGGTGGCGCGGTATTTGGTATGGGAGAAGAGGCGATTGCCTTTGCCATTATTATCTGTCCGTTGATGATCCGTTTAGGCTATGACGGCATTACCACTGTAATGGTAACTTATGTTGCAACCCAAATCGGTTTTGCTAGCTCATGGATGAATCCTTTTAGTGTGGCAATTGCTCAAGGTATTGCGGGTATTCCAGTATTATCCGGCAGTGATTTCCGCTTTCCCATGTGGGTTGGCTTTACCTTATTTGGCATTATTTTTACGATGCGCTATGCCCATCGCATTCAGCAAAATCCTACCTTATCCCATAGTTATCAGTCTGATGCATTTTTTCGTGAGCATCACGCCAATGTAAAACTTGAGAGCCGTTTTAATCTTGGCGATGGTTTAATTCTACTTACGTTAGTGTTGACTATGATCTGGGTTATTTGGGGCGTGGTTGCCAACGCTTGGTTTATCCCCGAAATTGCGAGTCAATTTTTTACTATGGGAATAGTCGCGGGCGTGATTGGCTCGATTTTTAACCTCAATGGGATGACGCTAAACAAGGTGGCACAGAGTTTTAAAGAGGGCGCTAAAACAATGTTAGAGCCTGCTCTGCTTGTTGGTTGCGCATCAGGCATATTATTGCTGCTAGGTGGTGGCGAACCGACCCAGCCGAGCGTACTAAATACCATTTTAAGCAGTGCTGGTGGTGTAATAGGGCAATTACCCGATGCGTTATCTGCGTGGTTTATGCTGCTATTCCAGTCCGTATTTAATTTTTTCGTGACTTCAGGTTCAGGCCAAGCCGCATTGACTATGCCTTTGATGGCTCCATTATCAGATATTGTTGGTGTGACGCGGCAAGTGTCAGTGTTGGCATTCCAACTGGGAGATGGGCTCACCAATATCATTGTTCCGACTTCAGCTTCTTTAATGGCAACCCTTGGAGTATGCCGTGTTGACTGGGGCAACTGGCTCAAATTTGTGTGGCGTTTTATGTTATTGCTGATGCTCGTCTCAAGCGTACTAGTAATTGGTGCGCACTATTTAGGATTTAGCTAG
- a CDS encoding LysR family transcriptional regulator has protein sequence MKYSLKQIAVFDAVASLESVSAAARKLSMTQSAVSMSLGQLENLLGRPLFIRQGNRLTLSHWGNWLRPKARRLLQDAQQIELGLHEQHLISGRFKLCSSQTAAEHLLPELISKIDTDFPELRIELMVENTDHVVDGLLNYEFDLGIIEGRNDDVRLHQEQWLDDHLVVIASPHHPYARYESTSLSQLEQAKWVLREQGAGTRRIFDGAIHGVIEKLNVWKEYEHVPLLKALVKNGPYLSSLPFLDVEKDVANGELVILSTPQLNMKRHLSFIWRTDSGENPLRDCVITEARRLSRHRQITIKR, from the coding sequence ATGAAGTACTCACTCAAGCAAATTGCCGTTTTCGATGCTGTTGCCAGCCTTGAAAGTGTGAGTGCCGCAGCCAGAAAACTTTCCATGACACAATCTGCAGTCAGTATGTCCCTCGGCCAACTTGAAAATTTACTCGGCCGTCCACTCTTTATACGTCAGGGAAATAGGCTCACATTAAGTCACTGGGGAAATTGGTTACGTCCAAAAGCAAGACGCCTACTACAAGATGCACAACAAATTGAATTAGGCCTACATGAACAACACTTAATCAGTGGTCGCTTTAAACTTTGTTCCAGCCAGACGGCTGCGGAGCATCTATTACCCGAACTCATCAGCAAGATTGATACGGATTTCCCAGAATTACGCATTGAGTTGATGGTAGAAAACACCGACCATGTTGTTGACGGCTTACTCAACTATGAGTTTGATTTAGGGATCATCGAAGGACGTAACGATGATGTGCGTCTCCATCAAGAGCAATGGTTAGATGATCACTTAGTGGTTATCGCTTCTCCCCACCATCCCTATGCTCGTTATGAAAGCACGAGTTTATCGCAACTTGAACAGGCTAAATGGGTACTGAGGGAGCAAGGCGCAGGTACAAGACGTATTTTTGATGGTGCTATTCATGGCGTTATTGAAAAATTAAACGTCTGGAAAGAATATGAACACGTCCCACTACTCAAGGCGTTAGTAAAGAATGGTCCCTATTTAAGCAGCTTGCCTTTTTTGGATGTTGAAAAAGATGTCGCTAATGGTGAACTCGTTATTCTGTCGACACCACAACTCAATATGAAACGGCATTTATCATTTATTTGGCGTACAGATTCAGGCGAAAATCCACTCAGGGACTGCGTTATCACTGAAGCAAGACGCTTAAGTCGTCATCGACAAATTACAATTAAACGCTAA
- the focA gene encoding formate transporter FocA, with the protein MKASHYDAHMRAQPHLSSPTPFNPHHNGKTEPDKRSLYQHAEHYGQSKVAKSAWQSFGLAAFAGGFIALAFVFYITVTTGASGSAWGLVRLAGGLAFSLGLMLVVICGGELFTSTVLSSVAWAQKKVTTKQLVMCWTRVYLGNLLGAMVMLLLIMSARMYLLDGGRWGINALTIAQHKLHHGWFQAFSLGILCNMLVCLGVWMTFASRDALTKAILLMLPVAMFVSSGFEHSIANLFMVPLGIAIHLFADQTFFTSAAIDAAQFSDLTLSHFVIKNLIPVTLGNIVGGGIFVGLGYWWIEQAKPQHPSNIERHTPTLTLVNALTATSSYLSNDMPTDTALANEPALSISPDAHIYSISAGDQPTMLNAKAVSKSIPKMCVSDVMDRHPITLSADQSVYAGLKLLSDANVRSAPVVDDKQALVGFISQQDLLRSLWAQEFTRGVPDKVADLMQTEVLTVSPKDPLDALIELMVVDRQKLFPVTDSGLMIASTYQSYEERLRHAYATKPSAFPVIEQGKLCGMVTREEIAKAVCGAFYD; encoded by the coding sequence ATGAAGGCATCACATTATGATGCTCATATGAGGGCGCAACCTCATCTCAGCTCGCCAACACCATTCAATCCACATCATAACGGAAAGACTGAGCCTGATAAGCGAAGTCTTTATCAACATGCTGAACACTATGGGCAAAGTAAGGTAGCTAAATCTGCTTGGCAATCATTTGGTTTGGCAGCATTTGCAGGCGGTTTTATTGCCTTAGCATTTGTATTTTATATCACAGTAACAACGGGGGCGTCTGGGAGTGCTTGGGGGCTTGTACGCTTAGCGGGAGGGTTAGCTTTTAGTTTGGGACTGATGTTGGTGGTGATTTGTGGCGGCGAGCTGTTCACGAGTACCGTGTTGAGTTCTGTTGCTTGGGCACAAAAGAAAGTCACGACTAAACAACTTGTTATGTGCTGGACGCGGGTCTACCTAGGTAATCTACTCGGTGCAATGGTGATGTTGCTACTGATTATGTCTGCCCGTATGTATCTGCTCGACGGGGGACGCTGGGGGATAAATGCCCTAACGATCGCTCAGCATAAATTACATCACGGCTGGTTTCAGGCATTTAGTTTAGGGATCCTTTGTAACATGTTGGTTTGCTTAGGGGTATGGATGACCTTTGCGAGCCGTGATGCGTTAACCAAAGCGATATTACTGATGTTGCCAGTCGCCATGTTTGTGAGCAGTGGTTTTGAGCACAGCATCGCTAATCTGTTTATGGTACCCCTAGGAATTGCCATTCATCTTTTTGCTGATCAGACGTTTTTTACCTCAGCAGCTATTGATGCCGCGCAATTCAGTGATTTAACCCTCAGCCACTTTGTCATTAAGAATCTTATTCCGGTGACACTGGGCAATATTGTTGGTGGTGGCATTTTTGTGGGACTCGGTTATTGGTGGATTGAGCAAGCCAAACCTCAACACCCATCAAACATTGAGCGCCACACCCCAACACTAACCTTAGTCAATGCATTGACTGCGACTTCTTCTTACTTAAGCAACGATATGCCAACGGATACCGCGCTTGCTAATGAGCCTGCGTTATCAATAAGTCCTGATGCTCATATTTATTCTATTTCTGCCGGAGATCAACCTACTATGTTAAATGCCAAAGCGGTTTCAAAATCTATTCCTAAAATGTGTGTGAGTGATGTGATGGACAGACATCCCATCACGCTAAGTGCCGATCAATCTGTTTATGCAGGTTTAAAATTATTAAGTGATGCAAATGTTCGCTCTGCGCCTGTGGTCGATGATAAACAAGCATTAGTGGGGTTTATTTCACAACAAGATTTATTACGAAGTCTTTGGGCACAGGAGTTTACCCGAGGTGTGCCTGATAAAGTGGCTGATTTAATGCAAACCGAGGTGTTAACTGTCTCTCCTAAGGATCCACTGGATGCATTAATTGAGTTAATGGTTGTTGATCGTCAAAAGTTGTTTCCTGTAACGGATAGCGGACTGATGATTGCGAGTACCTATCAAAGTTATGAAGAACGGCTGCGCCATGCCTATGCCACTAAGCCAAGTGCTTTTCCGGTGATAGAGCAGGGTAAGTTGTGTGGGATGGTGACTCGAGAAGAGATTGCCAAAGCGGTTTGTGGTGCTTTTTACGATTAA